The region ATACGGTACCTCTTAAAATGGgtatgaatataaaacacacacatattTTAACGTAATGtattatacacctcatacttTTACTaacatttcatatttttaccgcaaaaactttcgttttctttatttatttcaacctCAAATATCTTTCAACACTTGGGCGTTTgagatgaaaataaattttcgaTTCATTGCTTCACCCTGTCCGCAAGGTGTCGCTGTAAAATACCTTGGGGTTCTTAAGAACATAGCGCCAGATTTTGTTTGGAAAAAATCCACACAGCCAGGTATTTGCTAAAACTATATTCCCAAAATAACCCTGTAACTAAATTGCATTAgtgcaaaaaaagaaaacatccGAGTGCATTCTCACAAAATCACCTCCATCAAATTCACCTGTCTTTTACACAACACAACTTTAATGTAACACAAACCTATTTGTGCACGTTACCGGTTCAAGGATAATATTCTGTATTCTGTATTAACACCAACATATTGAAATCTCAGGAACAATTCGAATAGCGCATTCAGTGTGAATATTCCAAAACAGGGTTTGATTTAGAGTCAAAACATAGAAGTGAAATACAAACATTGGATGGGCCAGTTTGAATACACTTGGAGAACAGGAGATTTAAATTGGGTTAAAAGTCACCATTATTGTTGAACAAAGCAAAATACTTGTGGGCAATTAATTGCACCCGTATGCAGTAATACTGTACAATGAACAATAACTTCTATACATTCGTAACAAAGATGACGCAGTTTCTACTTTAAGTACAATGAACACTTTTAAAGattaatcttaaaataaatacacaacaTTAAATTATATTCTATTTCTGCTCAGATAAtctaacatttaaaacttgtatcaaaaacatgatttctgggtaaaattaacataaagaCCTTATTTTGAAGCGAGTAAATGAGTCATACCTATTACATCACAGATCAATgatatatttacaattaaataGCTTTAGCATAAATTTAATCTtaaattatcattttaattCCAAGCAGCCTGCTTATTTACCATTTCTAGATTGGTActattaaagtatttataataaGCTGTAACGTTGGGGCTTTTAGTAAAAGAACAGTCTGGCGCTTTGTCGCTGCTCCGGTGACAAGTTCCGCATTTTTCGAACTTTCATCCAGTTTAGAATTCCCTTCATGAATAAAACGACAGCTGCGAATAATGAGGTCAATGTGTGGTTAGTATGTGGTAGATGCTGTTCAAGGATTAAGCAGAACAAGCATTAAAGGCTGTTTGTAATGGACTACATACATTGTGGTTAAATGCTTTCTGATACATTGCCATCatatttacagtttaatataCTTGATGCAATTGTTATAGGGAGTGGTGGAAATGACTACATGATATCTAATATAGCTACAAATATAGGCAAGGGTACATAAGATTACCATATACAGATATATTACATAAGGAACCATTATACCAATAAGAAAGAAGAACCACCACATGAAAAGTTTTTCATCATGAAAGTAACGCTGGTCTTGGTGGGTGTActggaatataaaataaaggatatttatagctcagtggttagaGACAATAACATATTAACAAATTATGTCCATTTTAATGGTGCAGCAAGCAAGCCTACATTGAGTATTTTCCAAGGTTGCAGCAACCCCTGGACTTTCCAATTGTAAAAAAGCAGTTTATTCtcaaaatattctaaaaaaatataaacctagTTACAGTTAACACAATTAATTGTCGCAACCCATAGAACTTTATTAAATCAACCCTAACTGGACAATAATGCAAACAAATACACAAGTTTGCCTATTTGCTACTTGTGTGTATGACAAATATAcaatcaatatattttattgattttacttttaaaaatggcTATGGACGATTACACTAGAGTTGCAACATAACTGTATTGATACCAATAGTAGGAAATGACACTAAATGTTTACATTTGTATGCCACGAACTTTAAAGTAAGAATGATTGAGGTAATACCAGGGATGGACAAATATGTCAAACTACAAACCTAAACTTTGGCCATTTTACCTAATAAGATGCAGAACAAACCTGACGATCTATTTTGTAAGATACAACGTCCATAACTTTATCACTGATgttggttttagtttttaaacagacATGTTTGAAATGAAACACACAACCATATTGGCTGTCATCTTTGTTTTCAACATTAccattaaaacttttttcctaAAGGTAGTTTTACCTTGAGGTACATAAGCCAGTTGACGACGGATAACCCGAACCCAGACATTGCTCCGTATCTCCCTGATAGATTGAGTAAAATACAATAACCGATAAAAAATCCGAGCCAGTTAAAGAAGAAGGCGAGTAAGAAGGCCAGCATGAACATGCAGTCGTTGCCGACCACGTAACCATCAAGGTAAATCTCATCGTTGTCCGTCTGTGAATATGTTTCGTATTAATAAGAATAAACCTTGTACGAGTTACCGTGTAAGTAACTGTGCAGGTGATTGTTTaagtatagctgacaattgagacaacccattattaaccactgggttggagaaattccCATCAAGTGTGTTGCCCAAGGTCATATACCCCCACCCCATGAACCATAACCTCTAGAAGCAAGCCCACTAACCATGGAGCCAGTATTTTATGCGCCTACAATACTAATACATAGAACCATCTCATCTTACATCAGCATCAAAGTTGAAGAATATGTTGAGCATCTCCTGTCTTGCTTCATTCTCCTTCTGTCTCTGTGTGTCTTCATACGTTGGTAGACTGGTGGCTTGTTCGTATGATGGAAGGGACTGGGCGACGGCTGCACTCATCTTTTGCTCAAATGCCGCAACATCTAAGTAATTTAAAGGTTGTTATCTACACCAGGGTTGTGGGGATCTTCAAACTGGGTGTACGCGATTGCATTCAGTTGCATTTATAGGGATTCGCAAGCTTGTTACTGCACTAAAACAACAATGTGAAGCAGGAAAGGAGTTGCCGTCATTAAATCCTTGGTAATTTTAGATTTGTGGTCACTTACGTAAATACCCCTAGTAAACTTTTcacaaaaatttgttttaaaacacaaaaagttttttattggaaaccgttttttattttaaatcaactttAGAATGAGCTCAGCATAGAACCATTGTTGTTAAAACTTGGTGCGCCTCTTAAATGTCAAGTAGCAACACAAACTCAAGTTCAGCCCTATTTAATAAACTACAAGTGACTACATATCATACAGGAAAGGAAGCTTTTAATATTCTTATATCTATTACTGTACCTACACTTGCACAAATTGAttcaatatttgtaataaaattcccacagttggcctgcccaccctgccaccccaggtttggtgcctatgttaAGCCTAAATTGATACAATGGCAACAAAAAACTgctgaaacaataaaataacttctttaaataaaaccatcATCCAACCTTCAGGGGTCTCTactggttgtgatgtcatagaaacagttgtgacatcataatctgGTGGGTTAGGTGCTACAGTACTTGGTGCTTCTATGTCTGTTTGTTCCAACTACAGTAATGGAAATAAAGTAATTGTAAATAGCATAGGAAACTCAGGGTGTTTTTCAGCTATATACTAAAGTTGTTATCTTTATTTAATCAGGTATTACCAGTTAACCTGTTACTATGTGTACATAAATTCTTCACATAAGTTATGATGGGTAATTTGGTATCATAATTGATACCCTGCATACCTATGTCAGACACCTATGAAAAACATCCGTCACACTTTGTTGTGAGTGTGTTTACAATACCAAAAAGTTCATGTGGGAAAACATTCCGTAACATTAGAAGAATAAGACAGGTAGACAGCATATATAATGGTAGTAAAATCTGTGTTTGTTCACTTTcatattcaattttttcttgttttcaaacaaacggttaaaaacttgaaatcaatactgtatattatttacaacTTGTAGCTAAATGCACAAATACAGCCAGACCAGTGACCAGTGACAAATGAGGGGATATTTGGTTcattaataatttaagttgATCATCACATGCTGGTTGCTGTTACTTACATTTAGAACACTAACACTGACAGTATAGTTTTGaatggaaataaataaataaccttCAAAATACATGTGGTGTTCAATATACAGttgaatatttatacaattattattaactttttaagaataacataacataatttttatttaactcttCGAGAACAATATCAAATAATGAATACCATATCATTGAAACAACGCAgagtttaacaacaaaacaacagttgttgaaatataaaagaCATGGGAAGACTAGGCCTGACAAGAATAAAACCGAATTAACTTTCAATTGAATTTGTTGATTTAGTCACTGGGTTGTTTTcctttgggcaagaaactCAGTATATTCTTTACTGACTTCTAANNNNNNNNNNNNNNNNNNNNNNNNNNNNNNNNNNNNNNNNNNNNNNNNNNAAACTgctgaaacaataaaataacttctttaaataaaaccatcATCCAACCTTCAGGGTTCTCCactgtttgtgatgtcatagaaacagttgtgacatcataatctgGTGGGTTGGGTGCTACAGTACTTGTTGCTTCTGTGTCTGTTTGTTCCAACTGCAGTAATGGAAATAAAGTAATTGTAAATAGCATAGAAAACAGGGTGTTTTTAAGCTATATACTAAAGTTGTTATCTTTATTTAATCAGTTATTACCAGTTAACCTGTTACTatagtggggggggggggggggggagataggacaccttcagcacataatatctaaatatcctggtcgtgttttaaacaattaacaacggtccatgggagttgtgaggatactttttttattattctttgactgttctttgtttactgccatataggaccagaaaatagaataaaaaagtgtcccatcttcccccaccctactatatgtgtacATAAATTCTTCACATAAGTTATGATGGGTAATTTGGTATCATAATTGATTCCCTGCATACCTATGTCAGACACCTATGATAAACATCCGTCACACTTTGTTGGTTGGTGTGTTTACAATACAAACCTAAAGTTCATGTGGGAAAACATTACGTAACATTAGAAGAATAAGACAGCATATATAATGGTAGTAAAATCTGTGTTTGTTCACTTTCATATTCAATTTTCTCttgttttcaaacaaacggttaaaaacttgaaatcaatactgtatattatttacaacTTGTAGCTAAATGCACAAATACAGCCAGACCAGTGACAAATGAGGGGATATTTGGTTcattaataatttaagttgATGATCACATGCTGGTTGTTGTTACTTACATTTAGAACACTGACACTAACAGTATAGTTttgaatgtaaataaataaaaataaataaccttCAAAATACATGTGGTGTTCAATATATAGttgaatatttatacatttattattaactttttgagaataacataacataatttttatttaactcttCGAAAACAATATCAAATAATGAATATCATTGAAACAACGCAGagtttaacagcaaaacaacagttgttgaaatataaaagaCATGGGAAGACTAGGCCTGACAAGAATAAAACCGAATTAACTTTCAATTGAATTTGTTGATTCAGTCACTGGGTGGCGACATTTTCCTTAGggcaaaaatatatatatataacttgacTTCTAAATCAACTTTATCTTATACACATTTGGGCTCGGTATGCGGTTTACATAGAAATTCAAATTACAACTCATTTATGAAAATTTAGGTCTTTAAATATATCCGACAATTGAGAATTTAACCTCGTATACCAAGTTACAGCCTGGAGCAAAAGATTATCCATTGGCTGGATAATTATACAATTGTAATTATGACAAACAGAAGTATCAAACCTACATTGACTAACAAGTCTAACATCACCTTTTTAACCTTAGCTTATAAATCAGaatgaaaaaacatttaaattaagaaaaataaaatctggCATTACACAACTTAGGTAAATCTAGTAAGAATTcagaataaaaattttggCAACTAGTTTGAATACtttgtaaacattaaaaatgcaCACTAATTGTACCACAATATACGTCTGTTAATTACTGTTAGCAATATAGGCCATTTTGTTACAAAAGGACCAACACTACAGTAATTGTTGTTAACAATATTTAGAACATACATAACCATTCTTTTAGTTTAACGGGTTAAGAATCAGTCTAAAAAATATCGCAGTTTCTGACAAAATGtgggcactagtgaagaatcctccggtacataacagaataggctggtggaaagtgttaaaaGTTGGTgcttaggtgttgatggttaggggggttagtggttagcaaataaggtgggggggaacTCCTCACTAGCTCCAATTGCACTCTTACacagattttgtttaattacacacacacacatatatatatatatgggggTATC is a window of Ciona intestinalis unplaced genomic scaffold, KH HT000123.2, whole genome shotgun sequence DNA encoding:
- the LOC113475151 gene encoding NEDD4 family-interacting protein 1-like — encoded protein: MLFTITLFPLLQLEQTDTEATSTVAPNPPDYDVTTVSMTSQTVENPEDVAAFEQKMSAAVAQSLPSYEQATSLPTYEDTQRQKENEARQEMLNIFFNFDADTDNDEIYLDGYVVGNDCMFMLAFLLAFFFNWLGFFIGYCILLNLSGRYGAMSGFGLSVVNWLMYLKYTHQDQRYFHDEKLFMWWFFFLIAVVLFMKGILNWMKVRKMRNLSPEQRQSARLFFY